The following DNA comes from Ornithobacterium rhinotracheale DSM 15997.
AAGAAATAAAAACTAATAGCTTTGGTTCTTCAACCACATCTTTTATTCTCCCTACCAATGACATGCCTGGCAACTACCAATTGATGATTAAAGATTTAGGACAAACAGGAATCAGAGTAGAAGAGTACAAACGCCCAAATTTTGAAGTAAAACTCAATCCATACGAAGGGCAAGCTACATTGAACCAAACAGTGAATATTACAGGAAATGTAATGTCTTATGCAGGAGCCAATATCCCGAACGCTACGGTAGAATACAATGTGCGCCGCATAGAACTTGAGCCTTATCGTTTCTTTTTTTCAAATAGAAAAGAGGTGCAAATCAAAAGTGGAAAAACCGCAACCAATGCGCAAGGAAATTTTGAAATTAGCTTTGACGCCACAAGCAATGCTCCTGCTAGCCAAGCTAAATATTTCTCATACGATGTACGCGTAAAAGTAACCGACCCTTCGGGCGAAACGCATAGTGCCAACAAACGATATTCTTTCTCAAATGTGCCTTTCTACATCACAACAGAAACCCAAGGAAGCAAATTAAGTTCTAACTTTAAAGAAATTGACATTAAAACATTTAATGTAAATAATCAGCCTGTTTCTGAAAAAGTAAAAGTCGAGTTATTTGCCTACGAACCAAATGATAGAATTTTAATTCCGTTTAAAAACAATAGCGATTACGAAATTTTATCAAAATCCGAATTTATAAAAGAATTGCCGCATGTTGCATACATGGGCGACTCGCTTAAAGTGAAAAATTTAGTTTTTGCGGAAGAATACACAACACAAGAAAATACTAAATTTCAATTGCCACAACAATTGGCAGCGGGGCACTACAAACTTATCATTTCTCAAAATGCAAATGGTGCCGAAATAAAAACGGAACGCAATATAGTAGTCCTTGACGACCAAAGTTTAAAAATCAATGAAAATGCGTTTTTTGTAATGCAATTTGATCAAAGCAAACAGTTCAATCCTGGCGAAAAAGCCATTGTATATTTCGGCGGAGCTGCCAAAGGAGGACATGTGAAAATTGAGATTTATGGCAAGAACAATACGCTAATCAAAAGAGAATTTGTACCAGTGTATGGCAAACTTATTCGCTACGAAATTCCAATCAAAGAGGAATATCGTGGCAATATTTCCTTGAGCCTTTCGTATGAAAAATTCAACTATACCCAAAGCGAAAATTTCACCATTTTAGTTCCTTTTAATAATAAAAAATTAGAAATCACAACCGAAACCTTCCGCTCGCTACTAGAGCCAGGAAAAGGCGAAAAATGGAAGTTTAAAGTGCTTAGAAAAAATGGAAAAACGGCAGAATCCGAAGTTTTGGCAACTATGTACGACGCTTCGCTCAATGCTATTTATAGAAAAAACAACATCAACTTTTTCCCATATCGTTCAAACTATAATTATCACACGGCATACAATAATATTTTAAAATTCTTTAGTACAATTCCAGAGACTGAAGACATTAAATTTAAAGAATACAATTTCCCATTATCGTTAAATCTTTTTGGTTTAAATTTAAGCTCCACAAATTATGACATAGTGGTAGGCTTTGGCAGACAAAAACGAGCAGCTTTTACGGGATCGCTTGAAGGTGTTGCAAAGGCTGTAGATTTATCTGCCCTAAAATCAGCCTTAAAAGAAGAAAGAGTAGTTATAGGGAATAACCCAAGAAATTTTAAAGACAACGAGCCAAAAGAAAATCTATCTATCCGAAAAAATTTAAACGAAACCGCCTTTTTCTACCCTGATTTAAAAACCGATGCCAATGGGGATTTCTGGGTAGAATTTACAGCTCCAGAGAGCTTAACGACTTGGAATTTCCAAGCTTTGGCGCAAACCAAGGATTTCAGCTTTGGCTATTTAAACGAATCGGTAAAAACACAAAAGGAATTAATGGTAACCCCAAACATGCCAAGATTCTTGCGTGTGGGCGACGAAATTTATCTAAAAACCAGAGTAGATAATCTGAGCGATCAAGCCATCGAGGCTCAGGTGAGTTTAAATTTAATCAACCCGAATAACAACCAATCGCTAGACAAAAACTTTAAGCTTAAAAACAAATCTCAATCGGTAAATATCCCAGCCCATGGCACCCAAGTCGTAACTTGGAAAATCGAAATTCCGAGCAATTTGGATGTTGTGCTATTCCGCGTGTTTGCCAAAGGCAAAAAACACCAAGACGGCGTAGAAAATATGTTGCCGATTTTGAGCAACCAAGTTTTGGTGACCGAGACTATGCCCGTTTATGTAAACAAAGGACAAAGCAAGCGTTTTGTGATGCCAAACATCGAAGAAAATTCAAAAACGAGAAATAATATTTCTATGAAATTTGAATTTACTAAAAATCCAAGCTGGTTTGCGGTGCTCGCCTTGCCTTATCTGGACAATCCTGATTTTAAAACCACAGATAATATCTTAAACGGCTTTATCTCCAATGCCATGAGCTACCAAATCATGAAAGACAATCCTAAGTTTGAAAACTACTGGAAATCCTATCGTGAGCAAAACAAATTTGAATCACCATTGAATCAAAACAGCGAGTACAAAAATTTAGCCTTGCAAGCCACCCCATGGACAGTGGAGGCAAAAGATGAGAAAGAAAGAATGTATCAATTATCTAATTATTTCAATAAAAATCAAGCTGAATTAAACATCAATCGTTATCTTTCTCAATTAGGCGAAATGCAACTGAGAAATGGTGCTTTCCCTTGGTTTAAAGATGGGCTACCTAATCTTTACGAATCGGTGTATGTTTTGCAGAATTTAGGCGAATTTCTAAACGACCACCCAGAGTATAAAAATTCTACCAAAAGAATTATTGGCAATTTAATTTCCTATCTAGACAGCAAAATCATCGCCGACTGGCAAGAGGTTAAAAATCCATTTGAAAAACAATTTTTAATCGATCGTGTTACG
Coding sequences within:
- a CDS encoding alpha-2-macroglobulin family protein, which produces MKKWLFLTLLIFISWNLNAQNKNLMQDWNQIEKKVENGDYKSLVPALEAIYQKAEKNNDLPSKIKALLIKANVETSVSDKVDNKLDIVNLFKSEIQKSKGTERAIWQAYLAKLYNTYYIPSMSKNFSTSQRSEDFREWTQQQKIEAIKELLNEATANPALLDQPLKDYKLLVEGDLQKNILIKTLYDLVLYEAYEIMDNFSQESEAANQYLIKLRDYQKQQKSPNWLYYEIAILKEQWNDEQVSKEKYLAELKELYTQNSNNPWSGMALLQWVEQNEEASPAIYELVIAKIEQFKDFAYTPYLEILAQKLVAPEIQIKSLTSWSPNTNSPIEISHKNTGNKIYYRLYERTLNKRLRYRLGEYSSVEIEGFKNFKIAAKGEITLKKFDDLKTHKTVFPLAFPKGNYYLLFSSRPDFNEKSALSGSEITVRDWNNDKLLLTDKNTNAPLKKAKATILVYDQELGKIIKKTPVVTDENGVIPFSLTSRRYYLEYYLEKDGVFVNFYPEAKKTKEDNFEHTSAKILTDRNLYRPGQEVFVKAIVYDDVNMRPKTNLNYTILLKNAKYETIASKEIKTNSFGSSTTSFILPTNDMPGNYQLMIKDLGQTGIRVEEYKRPNFEVKLNPYEGQATLNQTVNITGNVMSYAGANIPNATVEYNVRRIELEPYRFFFSNRKEVQIKSGKTATNAQGNFEISFDATSNAPASQAKYFSYDVRVKVTDPSGETHSANKRYSFSNVPFYITTETQGSKLSSNFKEIDIKTFNVNNQPVSEKVKVELFAYEPNDRILIPFKNNSDYEILSKSEFIKELPHVAYMGDSLKVKNLVFAEEYTTQENTKFQLPQQLAAGHYKLIISQNANGAEIKTERNIVVLDDQSLKINENAFFVMQFDQSKQFNPGEKAIVYFGGAAKGGHVKIEIYGKNNTLIKREFVPVYGKLIRYEIPIKEEYRGNISLSLSYEKFNYTQSENFTILVPFNNKKLEITTETFRSLLEPGKGEKWKFKVLRKNGKTAESEVLATMYDASLNAIYRKNNINFFPYRSNYNYHTAYNNILKFFSTIPETEDIKFKEYNFPLSLNLFGLNLSSTNYDIVVGFGRQKRAAFTGSLEGVAKAVDLSALKSALKEERVVIGNNPRNFKDNEPKENLSIRKNLNETAFFYPDLKTDANGDFWVEFTAPESLTTWNFQALAQTKDFSFGYLNESVKTQKELMVTPNMPRFLRVGDEIYLKTRVDNLSDQAIEAQVSLNLINPNNNQSLDKNFKLKNKSQSVNIPAHGTQVVTWKIEIPSNLDVVLFRVFAKGKKHQDGVENMLPILSNQVLVTETMPVYVNKGQSKRFVMPNIEENSKTRNNISMKFEFTKNPSWFAVLALPYLDNPDFKTTDNILNGFISNAMSYQIMKDNPKFENYWKSYREQNKFESPLNQNSEYKNLALQATPWTVEAKDEKERMYQLSNYFNKNQAELNINRYLSQLGEMQLRNGAFPWFKDGLPNLYESVYVLQNLGEFLNDHPEYKNSTKRIIGNLISYLDSKIIADWQEVKNPFEKQFLIDRVTRFLYGRSFFVKDYPLNAKLRKINDFVLKESFNHLNNYTIRGKGVLALTLNNYNRKAEAQKVMHFIKERATISEEMGMYWNEKFSSWFYSDIERQALLIRAFEKVSNDQESVDLMKIWLLKNKETNQWDNNKNTAAAVNALLNVGGNLMNESTEVTIKIGGKNWQPTKGDEIGGVYNETWQPNQIKPSLGEIELKKETPGTAWGALYYQYLENMDKVKSTETGLSVKKEMYKRSNMNDHEKLIPINEKTPLNIGDIVLVRLKIQADRDMEFVHLKDMRAAGLEPVQQISGYRWVSGLAYYQSTKDIATHFFIDRLGKGFHIIEYELLVNNAGDFSNGYSEIQSFYAPGFLSRTAGERIQVED